In Pongo abelii isolate AG06213 chromosome 5, NHGRI_mPonAbe1-v2.0_pri, whole genome shotgun sequence, the DNA window ggccggcacggtggctcacgcctgtaatcccagaactttgggaggctgacgcaggaggatcatttgaggtcaggagttttagaccagcctggccaacagggcaaaaccccatcgctactaaaaaaaatacaaaaattagccgggcgtggtggtgcatgcctgtaaccccagctactcgggaggctgaggcatgagaatcgcttgaacccaggaggcagaggttgcagtgagccaagattgaatcACGGCACTCCAGCCCACATGATgaatcgagactctgtctctaaataaataaataaaatatttttctgattacaCAAGAATACATGTTCacaatggaaaatttaaaaattaaacaaaaatcccCCCAATGTCTTCTTGTGCCATTTCCTAAAAGATGTAGAGGCATTACTCAGATGGTTGTGCCTTTTACTGTATTGTAATCAAATTAAGAGTGACAGATAACCCTTCAAAGGTGATGTCACAGACAGCTAAGGGGCAGTAACTCAGCGGGGACCAGGGAGCCTTCCAGAGCGGGATGTGTGGGGTTGGTTGTTCTCTTCCCCTGTCAGAGGTCAGTAACACATAGGACCCTGAATGTTCATCTTAACTCACTAGTGATACCATCCTTATCCTGGGGAAAGGGAATACCATGATACCTGGATGGTTAGAGACTATTCCACTTACCCcactccctgcccccatccctgCCCCTAAGCAGACCCTAAGCAAGGATGTGGACCCCGTGCCTCTGTCCAAGAACTGGACACAGGGCAGCAGCTGCCAGCTGCAGTGCAGAAGCCCTCTCCGTGATGCTGGAAGCATCACATAAATGGATCCTGCCCTACCCTCAGAGCCCTTGTTCCAAGTCTCCTTGTccccattctttaaaaaataccaggaatgggccgggcacggtggctcacgcctgtaatcccagtactttgggaggccgaggtgggtggatcacgaggtcatgagattgagaccatcctggctaacatggtgaaaccccgactctactaaaaatacaaaaaattagccaagcatggtggcgggtgcctgtattcccagctactggggaggctgaggcaggagaatggtgtgaacctgggaggcggagcttgcagtgagccgagatcacgccactgcactccagcctgggcaacagagcaagactctgtctcaaaacaacaacaacagcaacaacaacaaaaaaccaggaatgggccgggcatggtggctcacgcttataatcccagcactttgggaggccaaggtgggtggatcacgaggtcaggagttcaagaccagcctggccaacatagcgaaaccctgtctctactaaaaatacaaaagattagctgaggccggacgcagtggctcacacctgtaatcccagcactttgggaggccaaggcaggtcggatcacctgaggtcaggaatttgagaccagcctggccaacattgggaaaccttgtctctactaaaaatgcaaaaattatcccggcatggtggtgcatgcctgtagtcccagctactctactcgggaggctgaggcaggagaatggcttgaacccgggaggtggagcttgcagtgagccgagatcgtgccactgcactccagcctgggtgacagagtgagactccatctcaaaaacaaacaaacaaacaaacaaacaagaatgcTGTGCAGAGCAGGGAGCAGGGAGTGTGAGGGACAAAACCAGCACTACCTGGCCCTTCTTTCCCCTGCTCTCCCACTCATCCTTGCCATATCTCCTGCTGCTCCTGAGTCCCATCTGTCACCCCAGCCTGGACACTAAGGGGAAAGAGAACCAGGAAGAGTGAGAGCACATGAGAGCACAGTTGCACCAGGTAAAGGAGGAGAGGCCAGGTTCCCACTGCCTGCAAAAGAagtccttcctgcctccctggaACAGTGTGGCTCCATTTGAGCCTGACCCGTCCTTCTGCTCCTGGATGGCTGGGTGCAGGGATCACATTCCCAGCAAGTAACACAAATGGCCCCAGAAACCTTAGCTGTCTTTTCTGTCTGCAATACTTCAGTGAAACAGAAAGGCACCTGGTGCTGACTCGTGAAGTCGCCGTAAACTCCGTTACTATAAAGGGAACACTACCATCATTTGACATTTTTGGAAGTGggcagtgtgtgtgtgaacaGGCATGTGATCCACCAGTCCTCAGGGAAGCAGAAACACCCACAGGGCAGGGGACTGCTGTCACCCTCATCTGGTTCACCTGCTCCCCCCACCTCCGTGCAGTCTTCCGGAGAGCTTGCGGTAGTTTTAGAATTGAGCTCCCCGCACCTCCCTGTAGCACCCCATTTCACCCCATTCTCTCCCTAGAAGTGGGATGAGACTCCACTACTGAGTAGAGGAGACAGAGAAGCACCATTTATCTTCTTGTGCCCAGGAAGAGTCACACCACCGACCTCAAGGGTAGCTGTCTGCCCACAGTGAAGTCGTGGGGGCCCCATGGCTGTAGGGGGTGGGCAACACCTCCCCCAAGCAAGGGTGAGCTAAGTGGTCACTTCCGCCCCTACTAACATAACCCAGACCCAGAGCAGCAATTTCAGATCCTAGGAAACATCTCCCatgcagacacacaaacacacggaGTGAATGCGGCATCCCACAAATGGGCCCTTTATTTCTGAACTGCCACCACTGCACGGATAAGGCCACTTGGGTTGCAGGCACACTGTGGAGTATCAGGGGACAGAGAGGAGAGGGGCTGCACACCAAGACTGCCCTGTCTTCACGGAGAGGAAAAGCGGCCGCAGAAGAGAATCCCGTTGGTCTTGCTGTGCTGgatgaagaaaaggaaggggtGGTCGGCGCAGAAGCGGGGGACGAATCTGGCGCACCGCATCATCATGATGGCAGCTGTGGCGGCTGCAGCCTCCGTGCCTTCCTCGTTGACCTCCACAAAGGACTTGTGCACGACCTTGGACAGAGACAGGTCTGTCTGGGACATTCCAGAGAAGTCTGCCTTGCCCAGCTCGAAGGCATCAGTCATGCCCAGGTTGCGCAGGACACTCTCCATGTCGTAGCTTTCCTCTAGTTTAAACCGCGGGAGGGACACTTCCACCTCCTCTTCATCCATCATGTCCAGCCTCGTCCATTCTACGAATTTCTCATAAGTGAGTTCTTTCTCCACCTAGAGGGAGACAGTTGAAGACTTTAAGACCTAGGGTGCTGCTGCCCAGCAGGGCCCTGTGCTACGCTGTGGATGCCAGACACCAGTGGCAGCGTGGCTATGGTCAGCAGCGGTCCAGTGTTAAACGGCTGACTGCGAAGTGGggacagcagccacagcagccaCCCCCGAGTGGCTCCTCGCTAGCACGCCTCGCACACAGCTTAGCTGTTACCGTTCTCAAGTCAGTGGTCTCGTCCGGAAGCATGATGATCATATTCAGTTCCTTGCCAACATATGGAAGCACCAAGAtttgggtaaatatttctcctaTATAGGTCTTCTTAAAAGTAGATTGCTTAAACATCATTTGCACAGGTTTCTCCTcattctacaaagaaaacagataaacatCAAGTTGAAACAAGACCCCACTGACACATGGGACAAATTTGTTGGAGCTGTCCACTCTCTGCAGGGAGAAACGCAGCTCGGTTTCTCCCCAGCTTCCAGAACACCCGGCAGCGCCTGCTCTGCCGTCTTCATTACCTCAACCTCCAGAAACTGGGGTGCCCAGGGCCCAAACCCAACGTGTCTTTCCTCTCATTGATCGCATTCAGTCTCATGACTTTAAACACAATATCATACCAAATttacctccagcctgggcctctgcCCTGTCCTTGGGACTCCGCCCTGTCCTTGGGACTCCTACATTTTACTGCCCACCTGACACCTATGTTTGGACATAAAAGAAACTCCCAGTGCCACCTGTAATGCGGCACTCCGTAGATCCTCCAAGTCGGCTCTGTCTACTGTAACTCTGCCCATGTCAGCTGAGGGCAGTGCCACTGTCCAGTGGTCAAAAGCCCTGGAGTGCCCCTGACTCCTGTCTTTTTCTCACACCCTGTGTCTGACTCACTGGCAAATTATATTGGCTCTACCTCGAAAATATAACCAAAATCTGACctgttccttctgcctctgcTGCTACCAGCCTAGCCCTGGAATATTGTGATAATATGATTGTGATTGTTCCCGGCACAGTGGCCAGAGGGGCCCGGTAGAACCTAAGGCAGATCACATTGTTCTTTGGCTGGACATCCTTCCCTGGCTCCCCATTTACTCGGAGCAGGAGCTGAAAGTCCCTAAAAAGCCTGGAATTGTGATAAGAGCTCGTCCCCAGTTCCCTCTCCCTTTGCTTATCTGCTACAGTCACGGAGGCCTCCTCACTGCACTGCCAGCAAACCCAGTTCATCTCATCTCTACGCAGTAAGCTTGTCCTCCAGAACCTGGAGAGTGAACTTCTGCCTCTTTATGGTCTTTGTTCAAAAACCACCTTGGCAGAGAAGCTGTCCTTGATAGATCTTACCTGACATTACACCCCCACCCCAAACACAGCTTCCTATCCCCTCCCTTGGTATGTCTCTGTACCATTTACCACTGTCTAATATGCTCCTATTTTCTTACTTATGCTTGCTGCCTCTCCCCCAAGAAAACATAAGCTTCACCAGGGCAAGCATGCTTTGCTTGTTTTGTGCATGGATGAAAAATACCTAGCACCATGCCTGATACATAGAAGACACTCAGTCaggttaggcatggtggctcatgcctgtaatcccaccattttgggaggccgaggcagacggatcacctgaggtcaggagatcgagaccagcctggtcaacatggtgaaaccccacctccactaaaaatacaaaaatcagctgggcatggtagtgcgctcctgtaattccagctactcgggaggctgaggtaggagaatcacttgaacccgggaggcagaggttgcagtgagctgagattgcgccactgcactccagcctgggagacagaccgagactccatctcaaaaaaaaaaaaaaagaaggcactcAGTCAATCTCTGctgaataaatgataaatgcataAACGAATTAATGAGCTGGGATGCTGAAAAGGCCAGGCAACATTTACGTATCTCACCAGAAAAAACTGCACTGGTCACCAACCCCAGCCAGCCAATGAGAAAGACTGGAGGCCAGGAACCATACCCCATCCAACAATCCCCCTCAGTTCCTGACTCCGAGCTGCTCCTGTGAGTTGAGTAAATACCCTGCAATAGGCACAGTCAAAGATGCCGTATGGTCCCCAGTCTCTGGTGTAGCACATTCTTCTGTGTTAAATGGAATAAACAAAACACACTGTGGCGGCAGCTTTCTGCTTTCACGTGGTAGAGGCTCACCTGGGCTGGCCCTTAGCCTTTGGCTAGAGCAGTCTCCTGGGCCTCAGCTGCCCCACTCATTTCCTTGGCCAGCAGTAGGCATGTTTCTTCCATAACTGACCAGACAGGAACTATTTTCTGGTTTGTGGCTACATATACCATCTCCGTCACAACGACTCAACTGTTGTTACAGGatgaaataagtaagtaaataagcatgggccaggcgtggtggctcacgcctgtaatcccagcactctgggaggcctgggcaggtggatcacctgaggtcaggagttcgagaccaaactgaccaacatggtgaaacccagtctctactaaaaatgcaaaaattagccgggcgtggtggcacacacctgtaatcccagctactcaagaggccacgGCAGGacaatcacctgaacccgggaggcggaggctgcagtgatccaagatggcaccactgcactccagcctgggcaacaagagagaaactctgtcttggaaaaataaaaataaaaaataaaaaataagcatggctgtgtttcaataaacctttaaaaaaaattaggtggtggGCTGGCTTTGCTGTAGGCtgaagtttgctgacccctgccttCAGTAATTCCTCCCTGCACCCCTTCAGGGTCCAAAGCCTCCAATCttgcaatataaaaatatctaaccTTAGTGACTGAATGATTCACTAAATACACAATTATATAGACAAGTTCCAGTTTATatagaaggaaatgaaattaaaataagaatctGTATCAACTCAAAATCTGTGCCCTTGGAGGTACACCCCTGCCCTCAGGCTGGTACACTCAATACTGCAGCCCCTTCCTTCACCCTTCTTCACTGCAGAGTTCAGAAAGCATGACAGGATTCCACATCTCCCCAAACCCACAAGACCTATAGTTCTGGCCTACACCatatagaaagaagctttccCTTTCTGAAAGGCAGACCCACTAAGGGGAAGGTTTAggttctcctcccctccccctgttCCTCCCCCTCTCTGCCTCCGGGACTGCTGAAGCCAGCTCAGCCATCTTGTGGCCATGAGGAAGAAGACCACGTGCTGACAATGGCGGAGCCGGCTCCCTGGGATCATCGCCCCAGTGCCAGACCAGCCCAGGTCTCACCTGCCTCCAGACCTCCTGGCAGGGGAGATGAGCTCCTAGGAGATAAACCATGGTGAACTGGGGTTTCTGTTATCTGTAGTCAAAGCCCTTGTACGTCTTGTtaatcattaaattttaaagagagaaattatTTTGCCAGGGGAAAATAGGACAGTTCATTTCAGAATaaagcttcaaagaaaataattctttctGAATTGTGAGGAGAATAGACAATGACAATAAATTTCTTGAAAAACTGAAGGCTCAAGTTCAAGTTAGCCTGGAAGATCTAACTATGGTCAATGATCAAGAATACACTGTAATTAATCTAATCTGTTTACTTTGTCTATGTTCAAAAATCTCTAtagttaaagaaaaacaaaacaagagacaATAAAGAAGATTCAGTGAGAGGAAGATAAAGGGCCATCAGCAAATGACATCTTCCAAGCTGGAGGTGGTTAATCTCAGTGTCTATCTACATGTTTGGTTTggttgttttaaaacaaaaatctgtacTTATCCTTACTATCAAGAGAGGACTGAATATCACTCATTGGTTCAGCATTTACTAAGCACCAGCTACGTGTCTGGCACTTGTCAGATagtcctccctgctcagcctcaaTTCAGCAGGGTGAGTTGTTCCGCTCCTGCAGTGTGGCACGGAGGCCAGCAGGAGGCGCGGTAGCGGGGCTTCCCGGGACGCCGCCAGAAAGGAAGGAGTGTGTAGGTCCTGATGGGAATGAAGctagagaaaaggaggaaatgtCCGCTAGAAGATGGCACACCGTATCTGGAGTCTGAGCTTTAAGACCTTGATCGAGCCTGAGGGCTGCAGCTTCAGACTTGCCCTGTAGGTGGCAGGGCGGATGCCAGGCGCCCAGGGACACGAGGCCACCCAATGGATGGCAAGCAGGAGGGGCAGGGACAGAAAGGCCCCACGGCTGCAGACGCGGGAGGCGGGTCTCTGAGCCGGAGACGCTCGTGTGAACACAGGCGCTGCTCCTGTCACGGCAGCTTACTCGCCTTGCTGACTTTAAACAGTCTCTCCTCGGTGTTCTCCTTGTCAAACTGTTCATCCCAGTTTCCTCTGAAATAGACAGCATTCACCAGAACCAGCCTTGTCAATGGATCCACTGAGCCTGGAGAGAGCAACTCCGCAATTTTACCTGAGCGGAAGAATTAAAGACCGCGTTAGATAGGGGCGGCTGCTGACCCCCGACACATCAGGAATCGGCTGGGGCCTTCTCCTGCAGCAGTCAAGTGCACGGATAGAGAGTTCCACTGTCCCCCAAATATAAAGGGATACGTGTCCTTAAAGCAAAGCAACAAAATCTTCTGGTACGAAAAACATCATCATTTGAATAAAACACACAAAGTGAACAAAT includes these proteins:
- the SERPINB6 gene encoding serpin B6 (The RefSeq protein has 1 substitution compared to this genomic sequence); the protein is MDVLAEANGTFALNLLKTLGKDNSKNVFFSPMSMSCALAMVYMGAKGNTAAQMAQVLSFNKSGSGGDIHQGFQSLLTEVNKTGTQYLLRTANRLFGEKSCDFLSSFRDSCQKFYQAEMEELDFISAVEKSRKHINTWVAEKTEGKIAELLSPGSVDPLTRLVLVNAVYFRGNWDEQFDKENTEERLFKVSKNEEKPVQMMFKQSTFKKTYIGEIFTQILVLPYVGKELNMIIMLPDETTDLRTVEKELTYEKFVEWTRLDMMDEEEVEVSLPRFKLEESYDMESVLRNLGMTDAFELGKADFSGMSQTDLSLSKVVHKSFVEVNEEGTEAAAATAAIMMMRCARFVPRFCADHPFLFFIQHSKTNGILFCGRFSSP
- the SERPINB6 gene encoding serpin B6 isoform X2; the protein is MDVLAEANGTFALNLLKTLGKDNSKNVFFSPMSMSCALAMVYMGAKGNTAAQMAQVLSFNKSGGGGDIHQGFQSLLTEVNKTGTQYLLRTANRLFGEKSCDFLSSFRDSCQKFYQAEMEELDFISAVEKSRKHINTWVAEKTEGKIAELLSPGSVDPLTRLVLVNAVYFRGNWDEQFDKENTEERLFKVSKNEEKPVQMMFKQSTFKKTYIGEIFTQILVLPYVGKELNMIIMLPDETTDLRTVEKELTYEKFVEWTRLDMMDEEEVEVSLPRFKLEESYDMESVLRNLGMTDAFELGKADFSGMSQTDLSLSKVVHKSFVEVNEEGTEAAAATAAIMMMRCARFVPRFCADHPFLFFIQHSKTNGILFCGRFSSP
- the SERPINB6 gene encoding serpin B6 isoform X1 → MGAAQSLPGHRSAIMDVLAEANGTFALNLLKTLGKDNSKNVFFSPMSMSCALAMVYMGAKGNTAAQMAQVLSFNKSGGGGDIHQGFQSLLTEVNKTGTQYLLRTANRLFGEKSCDFLSSFRDSCQKFYQAEMEELDFISAVEKSRKHINTWVAEKTEGKIAELLSPGSVDPLTRLVLVNAVYFRGNWDEQFDKENTEERLFKVSKNEEKPVQMMFKQSTFKKTYIGEIFTQILVLPYVGKELNMIIMLPDETTDLRTVEKELTYEKFVEWTRLDMMDEEEVEVSLPRFKLEESYDMESVLRNLGMTDAFELGKADFSGMSQTDLSLSKVVHKSFVEVNEEGTEAAAATAAIMMMRCARFVPRFCADHPFLFFIQHSKTNGILFCGRFSSP